CTTGTGCCGGATACCAAAAAGGCGGACCTCTCTCCAAAAGAAAAAGAGATGGCGGACAGGCTGAATATCAGGTCTATCCTTGTAATGCCGCTTATTATCGGGGAGAAAACGCTTGGGACAATGCAGTTGAGCAGCCTTGGTGAAGTTAAAGAATTCACTGTGGAGGAAATCGGGGTCTGCCAGACGATTGCAAACCAGGCGGCAATTGCCATTGAAAATGCCCATCTGTACTCAGAACTCCAGTACCATGACAAAACTCTCGAGACGCTTTTTGAAATAGACAGGGTGGTGAGCCAGTCATTAGACCTGGATGAAATCTTCAAAGAGGCGCTTGCCAAGACCATCCAGGTGACTTCATCCGATGCAGGTGCCATCTATCTGCTTGAAGAAACTGAAAAGAAACTGAAATTTAAAACTTCGATAGGCTTGTCAGAGACTTTTGTCAGGGCAGTTTCTGAGATAAAATTGGGTGAAGGTATAGCAGGAACTGCTGCCCAAAATAAAAAGCCTTTCGTTACTGATATAGATCATTTCCCCACTCGTGAACTTCTGCCCTACTTAGAAAAAGAAGGGCTGATTACGCTTGTAGGTACACCTCTAATTGCTAAAGGCAAGGTTGTGGGAGCCATGAACCTTGCCAACCGCAGGCGCAGGGTATTCTCGAAAGATGATATTGATGTCCTTGCATCCATAGGCAGCCAGATAGGAGTGGCAATTGAAAACGCAAGGTTGTATCAGGAAGCCAGGGTCTCTTATGAAAAATTGCAGTCGGCTTACGACGAGCTTAAATCCCTGGATAGGATGAAGAGCGAGTTCCTTTCAAACGTTTCCCATGAACTCAAGACTCCGCTTGTCTCAATTCGCGGATACAGCGAGTTGATGTACGATGAAAAATTAGGCACCATACCAGAGACTCAGAAAAAAGCACTGGAAGCCATAATCAGAAATACGGACAGGCTCACGCGGCTGATCGACAGTCTTTTGTTTTTGAGCATACAGCAGATGGGCAAGCCTGAGATTAAGATGAAGCCAAAACCACAGCTCATCGATGAAATAATAACCGCTTCCATGGCAGATATGAATGTTCTGGCAGGGAAAAAGAACATAAGCATTATAAAAGACGTACCTTCAAACCTTGCGGCTATGGGAGACAGGGACAGGTTGACAGAGGTATTCCTGAACCTTATGGACAATGCCATAAAATTCACACCAGTGGGAGGCAAAATCACAATAAAAGCCTGGGAAGAAAAGAACAGTGTGCATACGAGCGTTACAGATACGGGCGTGGGTATTCCCAAGAGTGTGCTCCCCTTTCTTTTCCAGAGATTTTACCAGGCTGATGCCTCCCTGGCCAGGAAATACGGAGGAACGGGTCTTGGGCTTTATATATGCAAGAGTATTGTTGATGCACATAAAGGCGAAATCTGGATCGAAAGCGAGGTCGGAAAAGGGGCGACGGTTCATGTACTCTTACCGCGAATTAAAAGTTAAAGGCATGTTTGTAAATAGTTTCATCTTGAATCGCAGGAACTATTTTCAAAACGTGAGAAGGCGTTCATATGATTATAACAATGATGCTTATAATTGATAAAGGTTATAAACCTTTAATGAGTATAGTCAAATCAAATATAGCAGGAAAAAGGATGCTTAATGTTAGCATTTGGTTGAAGGAACAAACATGACAGTTCGGGTATATGCCATTGCCTCTGGAAAAGGAGGAACTGGTAAAACTACAACAACTCTGAACCTTGGTACTTCACTGGCAATGCTTGGGAAAAAAGTCATAGTCGTAGATGCCGATATAGGCATGGCAAATCTTGGACTTTTAGTCGGGCTTGAAAATAGCAAAATAACATTGCACGAAGTATTAAGCGGGGAGGCTGATATAAAAGATGCCATCTATAATGGACCTTCGGGTCTTAAGGTGGTGCCGAGCGGATTATCTTTAAAAGGATTCCAGAAATCCAATCCCGATAAATTAAAGCAGGTGATACCCATTCTTTCAGAGGGCATGGATTTTGTATTAATAGATGCGCCTGCAGGCATAAGCAAGGATGGTCTAATTCCGCTTTCTGTTTCAGACAGGGTTCTTCTTGTGGTAAATCCCGACCTTTCCTCCCTGGCAGATGCCATAAAAACAAAAACATTGGCTGAACTTCTCGGCAAGAGTGTGGAAGGTGTAGTCCTGAACTGCACTCAGCTTGAAAAAACAGAAATCAATCGAAATAAAGTCCAGGAACTCCTGGGCGCGCAGGTACTTGAAATGATACCTGAGGATGCAAATGTAAGATGTTCTGCCGCATTAAAGATGCCCGTGGTCATGAGGATTCCAACATCCCCGGCTTCAATTGCCTTTAGAAGGCTTGCAGCAAAGATAGCAGGTGAGAAGTTTATTGAACCTAAAGAGAAAAAGAGAAGTTTTTTTGACATCGCTAAGACAATCTTTGGAGGAAAAAAAGCGGAATAAAGATAATTTTAACAATGATATTGTATATTTCAGAAGTCTAGTTT
This DNA window, taken from Candidatus Methanoperedens sp., encodes the following:
- the minD gene encoding cell division ATPase MinD, with translation MTVRVYAIASGKGGTGKTTTTLNLGTSLAMLGKKVIVVDADIGMANLGLLVGLENSKITLHEVLSGEADIKDAIYNGPSGLKVVPSGLSLKGFQKSNPDKLKQVIPILSEGMDFVLIDAPAGISKDGLIPLSVSDRVLLVVNPDLSSLADAIKTKTLAELLGKSVEGVVLNCTQLEKTEINRNKVQELLGAQVLEMIPEDANVRCSAALKMPVVMRIPTSPASIAFRRLAAKIAGEKFIEPKEKKRSFFDIAKTIFGGKKAE
- a CDS encoding GAF domain-containing protein: MKNLSIRYKLIIFLIAISILPYAVISYINYSTEKDTLEKKVFEDLSGLVEAKSTHISTVVNFRIEQVKEVATANFLQQLENRNTGDINLNLLRVKREIPEFFEISALDVNGIVLASTESGLLNKNYSEEEFFKKGKEALYLGNINYYDNNTGYILSYPVFNRSTGRFIGVIAATVYPMFIYDVTNDYTALGESGEALLVQKRGNEVVFLNPLRHNPDAALRMKFPMDSNLAIPAILAAEGKNGTIQAFDYRGKEVFAAYSYIPAGDWGLVVKMDASEALMPVTRFEERSIALGMFYFAVVVVLAYMLGRRFTAPLVRLTDASKKVAKGYLTVEIEPESRDEIGELAGSFNIMVQKLREVYEGLEQKVKERTKDLNRRNLELAALIKTNQSISSGLDLNKVLGIAVREAVRIVNVSYCSIALVEGGKDYGTVASEYSPGNQLKPSQGEILYLKDFPSLSEAYTRKQYVLVPDTKKADLSPKEKEMADRLNIRSILVMPLIIGEKTLGTMQLSSLGEVKEFTVEEIGVCQTIANQAAIAIENAHLYSELQYHDKTLETLFEIDRVVSQSLDLDEIFKEALAKTIQVTSSDAGAIYLLEETEKKLKFKTSIGLSETFVRAVSEIKLGEGIAGTAAQNKKPFVTDIDHFPTRELLPYLEKEGLITLVGTPLIAKGKVVGAMNLANRRRRVFSKDDIDVLASIGSQIGVAIENARLYQEARVSYEKLQSAYDELKSLDRMKSEFLSNVSHELKTPLVSIRGYSELMYDEKLGTIPETQKKALEAIIRNTDRLTRLIDSLLFLSIQQMGKPEIKMKPKPQLIDEIITASMADMNVLAGKKNISIIKDVPSNLAAMGDRDRLTEVFLNLMDNAIKFTPVGGKITIKAWEEKNSVHTSVTDTGVGIPKSVLPFLFQRFYQADASLARKYGGTGLGLYICKSIVDAHKGEIWIESEVGKGATVHVLLPRIKS